In Silene latifolia isolate original U9 population chromosome X, ASM4854445v1, whole genome shotgun sequence, the following proteins share a genomic window:
- the LOC141621123 gene encoding F-box/FBD/LRR-repeat protein At1g13570-like, with product MMTDCNNPKHGRFNSMDRLSDLPDFIIHQIISYLGTEEAYRTSVLSKRWNQIFATNPILDFYHYDFPTDMIPRYLEYIDTRMQKFSKENLRVKTFKLALGGTELLLGCKVDEWLEIALRNRVGKIVLEGPADYKLPRILFSAKLLTHLDIAKVEIPYYEAVDLVSLESLALGEVVVEERMLFHIVSSCLLLKDLSISFCTSFKNLVIPRHSKLEDLYIEGDVPKDGRVILETSSLRSFRYYTNGVNPWPIISDRGLLKNLRDLSVTYVSITGEDLAKLLLELTSLENMEFISCEMLTSIKISHTQLKKICFYECDNLLNVVIDAPNLKKFKFKYHGEIDSIIIHSQANCNVFLHTMASNFKTDGFFILKKLLTGLNNCSVLKIFLFDERVESPESGEDDIEFDEEESGNAELGPPCDIGELKLNLSHCQLSSSSILAFLNGLFWTCHPPIITLQVDPGHYNLKVEPLLDNLVDVVNCHPLKWIEVERTNDDFMYLEVQLRLCW from the exons ATGATGACCGATTGCAATAACCCAAAACATGGGCGGTTTAATTCTATGGATAGGCTCTCAGATTTACCGGATTTTATCATACATCAGATAATTTCTTATTTGGGTACGGAAGAGGCGTATAGAACTAGCGTCTTGTCGAAAAGATGGAATCAAATCTTCGCTACAAACCCAATTCTGGATTTTTATCATTATGATTTTCCAACAGACATGATTCCAAGATACTTGGAATATATAGATACTAGAATgcaaaaattttcaaaagaaaatCTGCGTGTAAAGACGTTCAAACTTGCACTTGGAGGTACTGAATTACTGTTGGGTTGCAAAGTTGACGAGTGGCTTGAAATAGCCCTGCGTAACCGAGTTGGGAAAATTGTACTTGAAGGTCCTGCTGATTACAAATTACCCCGTATTCTGTTTAGTGCTAAGTTGTTAACACATCTTGATATTGCTAAGGTCGAGATACCCTACTATGAAGCTGTGGATCTCGTGTCTCTCGAGTCTTTGGCTTTAGGTGAAGTAGTTGTAGAGGAGCGTATGCTATTTCATATTGTTAGTTCCTGTCTGTTACTGAAAGACTTGAGTATCTCATTTTGCACTAGCTTCAAAAATTTAGTGATTCCACGTCATAGTAAACTGGAGGATCTCTATATTGAGGGAGACGTACCTAAAGACGGGAGAGTCATTCTCGAGACTTCTAGTCTTAGGTCTTTCCGGTACTATACCAACGGCGTGAACCCTTGGCCGATTATCTCAGATCGTGGTTTATTGAAAAATTTGAGGGATCTAAGCGTAACTTATGTTTCTATTACAGGCGAGGATCTTGCTAAACTACTACTGGAACTCACCTCGCTAGAGAATATGGAGTTTATTAGCTGTGAGATGCTGACGAGTATCAAAATATCGCATActcaactaaaaaaaatttgcTTTTATGAATGCGACAATTTGTTAAATGTTGTGATTGATGCTCCaaatttgaagaagttcaaattcAAATATCATGGCGAAATAGACTCTATCATCATTCATAGTCAAGCCAATTGTAACGTCTTTCTTCATACAATGGCTTCTAATTTTAAAACTGACGGATTTTTCATATTGAAGAAGCTCTTGACAGGACTAAACAACTGCAGTGTTTTGAAAATCTTCTTGTTTGACGAACGCGTTGAATCACCTGAG TCTGGGGAAGATGATATTGAatttgatgaagaagaaagcGGCAATGCTGAACTTGGACCCCCTTGTGATATCGGAGAGCTGAAGTTAAACCTGTCACATTGCCAACTCTCAAGCTCCTCGATTTTAGCCTTTTTAAACGGTTTATTCTGGACTTGCCACCCTCCTATAATTACTTTGCAAGTTGATCCTGGCCATTATAACTTGAAAGTTGAG CCTTTGCTGGATAATCTGGTGGATGTGGTCAATTGTCATCCTCTCAAATGGATTGAAGTTGAAAGGACTAATGATGACTTTATGTACCTAGAAGTACAGTTGAGACTATGTTGGTGA